The following are encoded in a window of Amaranthus tricolor cultivar Red isolate AtriRed21 chromosome 2, ASM2621246v1, whole genome shotgun sequence genomic DNA:
- the LOC130805191 gene encoding pectin acetylesterase 9-like: protein MTTWLNFAVVLLLTCAPWGAQCVYKYRLPVSLTLVKNTTATTLGAYCLDGTLPAYQFNKGFGSGIRNWLLHFEGGGWCNDVESCLERAITRHGSTNYMDKVGTFSGILSDNVSLNPDFYNWNRVKLRYCDGASFAGDSKFDNGTKLLYFRGQKIWQAIIHDLLPLGLANADKALLSGASAGGLAAFLHCNEFSSFLPKTATVKCISDAGFFLDAPDIAKHYTIRTYFNDVVSLQGVEKNLDLKCTSSVDDPRLCFFEQHLLNYIRKPVFILNTAYDVFQLYNIFVPPTADVLKQWSHCKHNITTCTTTQIETLQAYRQLMIQTLDDFYKHSASGGMFIDSCFAHSQIERQDNWFAADSPTVQKKKIAEAVGDWYFERTVTKLIDCLYPCNKSCKNLLPA, encoded by the exons atgacgacATGGTTAAATTTTGCGGTGGTGTTGTTGTTAACATGTGCACCATGGGGAGCTCAGTGTGTGTACAAGTATAGGCTACCAGTGAGTTTGACATTGGTGAAAAACACTACAGCCACAACTCTAGGAGCTT ATTGCTTGGATGGTACTTTACCTGCTTATCAGTTTAACAAAGGATTCGGTTCTGGCATACGCAACTGGCTCTTACATTTTGAg GGTGGTGGGTGGTGCAATGATGTGGAATCATGTTTAGAGAGGGCCATCACACGCCATGGCTCAACAAACTACATGGATAAAGTGGGAACCTTTTCCGGGATTCTAAGCGACAACGTGTCCTTAAATCCAg ACTTTTACAATTGGAACCGAGTTAAGCTAAGATACTGTGATGGAGCTTCCTTTGCTGGCGATTCCAAATTCGACAATGGA ACCAAATTGCTTTACTTTAGAGGCCAAAAGATTTGGCAGGCAATTATTCATGATCTTCTCCCACTAGGATTGGCTAATGCTGACAAg GCTTTGCTTTCTGGAGCCTCAGCAGGGGGTTTAGCAGCCTTCCTGCATTGTAATGAATTCTCAAGTTTTCTACCAAAGACCGCTACAGTCAAATGTATAAGTGATGCCGGATTTTTCTTAGACGC ACCAGATATAGCCAAACACTACACAATACGAACTTATTTCAACGATGTTGTTTCTCTTCAAGGAGTCGAAAAGAATCTAGACTTGAAATGCACCAGTTCTGTCGATGATCCTCGCCTT TGCTTCTTTGAGCAACATCTTCTAAATTACATCAGGAAACCTGTTTTTATCTTAAATACTGCATATGATGTATTTCAG TTATATAACATATTTGTACCACCTACTGCTGATGTGCTAAAACAATGGAGCCATTGCAAACACAATATAACAACATGCACTACTACTCAAATAGAAACCTTACAAG CTTATCGACAGTTGATGATTCAAACTTTAGATGATTTCTATAAACATTCAGCAAGTGGAGGAATGTTTATAGACTCATGCTTTGCACATAGCCAGATTGAGAGACAGGACAATTGGTTTGCAGCTGATTCCCCTACAGTTCAAAAAAAG AAAATAGCAGAAGCAGTTGGTGACTGGTATTTCGAGAGGACCGTGACAAAGTTAATCGATTGTCTATATCCTTGTAATAAATCTTGTAAAAATCTATTACCCGCATAG
- the LOC130806540 gene encoding pectin acetylesterase 9-like produces MIILKFNVSILLLLICAPWNVHSLYNHRKNNRLEIGMTMVKNTTAKAFGAYCLDGSLPAYHISRGFGSGASNWILQFEGGGWCNDVESCLGRSNTRRGSTHYMTKVEIFNGILSNNISQNPDFYNWNRIKLRYCDGASFAGNSKFDNGTSLMYFRGQKIWQAIIFDLLPKGLANAEKALLSGCSAGGLATFLHCDNFTKFLPRNATVKCLSDAGFFMDIPDIANENTSRTFYNNLITLQGVEQNLDKNCTSTLEDPKLCFFPQHLLGFIKTPFFILNTAYDVYQLNHILVPPSADPRGPWNHCKLNISTCTPSQIQTLQDFRENMFEALYSFYKHSTSGGMFINSCFAHCQSEGWNTWLAEDSPIVHNKTIAEAVGDWYFERNVTKLMDCPYPCNNSCQNLIPA; encoded by the exons atgattatattaaaatttaatgtttctATACTGTTGCTGCTAATCTGCGCGCCATGGAATGTTCACTCATTGTATAATCATCGTAAGAATAATCGGCTTGAAATTGGAATGACAATGGTGAAAAATACTACTGCTAAAGCTTTTGGAGCCT ATTGTTTGGATGGAAGTTTACCTGCGTATCATATCAGCAGGGGATTTGGTTCTGGAgcaagtaattggattttacaaTTTGag GGTGGTGGGTGGTGCAATGATGTAGAATCATGCTTGGGGAGATCTAATACACGCCGTGGATCAACACATTACATGACTAAGGTGGAAATCTTTAATGGGATCCTAAGCAACAATATATCCCAAAACCCAG ATTTCTATAATTGGAACCGCATCAAGCTTAGATACTGTGATGGAGCTTCCTTTGCAGGCAATTCCAAGTTTGACAATGGG ACTTCATTGATGTACTTTAGAGGGCAAAAGATTTGGCAGGCCATTATTTTTGACCTTCTTCCTAAAGGTTTGGCAAATGCAGAGAAG GCTTTGCTGTCTGGATGCTCAGCAGGGGGTTTAGCAACCTTCCTACACTGTGACAATTTCACTAAATTTCTACCAAGAAATGCTACTGTCAAATGCTTGAGTGATGCTGGATTTTTCATGGACAT ACCAGATATAGCCAATGAAAATACATCAAGAACTTTTTACAACAATCTAATTACTCTTCAAGGAGTAGAACAAAATCTTGATAAGAACTGCACCAGCACATTAGAAGATCCTAAACTA TGCTTCTTTCCCCAACATCTGTTAGGATTCATTAAGACTCCCTTCTTCATCTTAAACACTGCATATGATGTATACCAG TTGAATCACATATTGGTACCGCCTTCTGCTGATCCAAGAGGACCATGGAACCATTGCAAACTCAATATTTCGACGTGCACTCCTTCTCAAATTCAAACACTACAAG ATTTTCGAGAAAATATGTTTGAGGCTCTATACTCTTTTTATAAACATTCAACGAGTGGAGGAATGTTCATAAATTCATGCTTTGCTCATTGCCAAAGTGAGGGATGGAACACTTGGTTGGCAGAAGACTCTCCCATTGTGCACAATAAG ACCATTGCAGAGGCTGTTGGTGATTGGTATTTCGAGAGAAACGTGACAAAGTTGATGGATTGTCCATATCCTTGTAACAATTCATGTCAAAACCTTATACCAGCTTAG